GCCAGCCACCGATGTACTGGCCTAGAAATTGTGGACAACTAAGAAATAGGCCCTAGACCAGTTCACGGCGATTGCAGGAGCGTTGGGGTAATGAATCAGTGACCTACATCCCACGAAGTCTTCATATTGAAAAGCAAGTACGCAGAGGCGGTCGAGCACGAACCTCGTCGATGACAAGAGTGTCACTGGAAAATAGTCTTTGCCACGCTCAGCAGGAATCCATAGATGTCCACCAAACTCTCGTCAGCAATTCGCCACGTTGCCTACGATTCTCTTTTGCTTGCGATGTCGGTTCGCTATCAACAAACGCCATGGTCAGAGTCCATGGGGAACGGCCTCTATGATCCCAAGGAAGTCGCCAAGGCTGCCGGACTAACCAAGTTGAGATCGTTGTTAATGTTCTTCATCGATGATCCCAAACAGGATGACATCTCCGTAAAGCAATTTGAAGCGGCTGGATTATGTCAGGCACCAACCCTCTCTCGTTCGTTTGTCGATTCCGTGAATAAATACGTCGCCCACCTGACACACGAACGTACCTCACGTTCGGTTCACCGCCCTAAAGCCGACGATCTCGTCAGACACGGCGAGGCGATTCTTCGGCACTCCGTTGACTTTTTCGAGCAATGCAGGACTAATGGCCTTCAAATCAAGGGCCGCACTATTCGTTATCTGGATGCACTTGAGGAAGAGTTGACGTTACTCAACTTGCACTGACCATCACTCTCGACTTGTCAACGAAATATTGGTGCCATGAATTTCGCCGCTCTTCCTATGGGAACATCGCAATCAAGCGTGTTTGTATCACCGAATATTCGTGAATTGGTTCCGCAGCTTGTCCAGTGCATCTTCGGGCATTTCATGCCCCAGATACATCCAGCCATGAAAGGTCGGAAGATCGACTTCAGCAACCTGCGTTCAATGTTCTCTATGCTTCATTCGCAGATGAAAAGACTAAGGGGCCGACCAAAATATTTGGGGATATTGCCACGCTAGAAGAGAAAGGTCTTCTTCGACGAGACGACGACATGTGGAGGATCGGATTTGCCAAACGTGATGGCTTGAAGCCCAAGGTCAACGTGCTTCCGAGTAGAAACAAGCTGCGAGATGAAATCACTAATCGGCTTCGTTATCTAATCGAAGATCAGCAGGTTCGCCCGGAAGACATTCATCTTCTAGTATATTACCGAAATCAGATTGACAAGCTGGTGCGGGCGATTGAAGAAGCTCGGATTCCATCTGTCGAGGGAATTCATGTAGCGAAGGCCAAAAAGGATGACTTACTCCATCAGCGAGGCTGGTTGTCGATTTCAACAGTTGCATCAGCAAAAGGCTACGATGCCTATGCAGTCCTCCTATGTGGGGCAGATGAGTTCCCGACCGATGTACAGGGAAGAGCAAGCTTTTACGTCGCCTGCACTAGGGCAATTGAGTACCCTGAAGCGTTCGGAACGAAACGAGCAGGACTATTGCAAGAGTTTGAGAAGGCAGTATCGACTCTCGACTGAAGATGCATCCTTTGCCCGCATAATGAAAATGCCACCTGAAAACGCTCCAGACAAACAATCACTGATCGACTACCTTCAGGCACGTCTGCCTGAACCAGTCCCGATTCACCAACTGGGAGCGAACAGTCAGGTCTTTGTGGGAGGTGATCCGGGAGAAGTCGTTGTTCATATCATCGACCAGTCGATCATTGTTTCCGTGTTTGCAGTTGAGTGGGAAACGCCGTATACGCCCGTCATGGTCCCGGAAGAATACGCAATTCTGAATTGGTACGAATTGTCAGCAGATCGGCTACAACTGCGGCTCGACGAATTGATCGATTCAGCGAGGCGGAAACGTCTGAGCAGATATCGCACCTGTGAGCGATGTGGTGAAACCAAGCCGCCCGAACACATGCACAGTGATGAGGTATGCCAATCGTGCGCTGAGGAGCATTTGGGGATCGTTCATTAACTTTGGCTTCAAGATCGGCCCAACGCACTAAGACTTGGATTGACCCACAATGACAGAAGTAGTCGCTCGTGATGCGTCATGAGTATTGCTGTACCAAAGATCGATAAGTGTTCTTTGTTCTTTTCACTCCCACCAAGTAGCTTGATAAGCAGATCGCAGTAACTTGAGATGGCAGCATTACCACAACTTCCAGAAAGTTCCCTTGAAACGACTTGTCGAGACGTTGCAGATGCAGCTACGCATAAGGAGCTAGGCCGACTGTTTTCTCAGTGTGGTATAGAGGAATGCGGCGGTACGCCAAAGTGGGAACGGATGCTGTTTGCACTTTCCACTAGGCAAAAACGTGATTCCTGCGGCAACAACGTCATCGCATTTCTCTGTGCGTTGATTCATCCATCACGTTTTGCTGACCGTATTTCAGAGTTTGAAGCGTTCCGAGCGTCAATAAATTACCAACTTGCATTCATTGGGCTTTCAATTAACGAAAAGGCTCAGCCAGTCCCAATTTCAGCCGCTTCTATAATCTCCGAAGCTCAAGAAAGGGCTAACGAGCTTCGATCTGAGCTACAACATCGTGCGGTTCATCCCGATGTCCTAGCGTTCTGTAGTGCTGAATTATTGCAAGACAATTATTTTCACTGCGTTCTCGAAGCCACCAAAAGTGCCGCTCAAAAGATTCGAGATCGTACAGGCATTGAAGCCGATGGGAGTGGTTTGGTGGACCAAGTGTTTCCTATTAATTCTCCAAGGCTTGCTCTCAACACTCTTCAGACGGCATCCGAACAGTCTGAACAGAAGGGTTTCGCTCATCTTCTTAAGGGAGTCTTTGGGACGTTTCGCAATGTGACAGCACATTCACCTAGGATTCATTGGGCCGTAAATCGGACCGACGCAATGGATGCCCTCACAATGCTTTCGTACATTCACCGCAGACTTGATGAGGCGGTCTTGGTTCCCGGCCCAGTCTCACCCCAAGGAGTTTAGAGCACATGACTCAGTACTGGTGTGCAAATTTCTATTCTGAGGAGTGCCTATCGTACGGGATCACTCATGATCTTTGGATGATGCAGTATCAATACGAGGACAGCAATGGCAATGAATTTGAGAAGTACACAACGACACAAAACTGGAATAGGCTACCGAAGATTCAGCATGGCGATTGGCTCATCGCATATCTTCCACAAAAACGTAGTAGAACCAAACATTCGTTTTTTGCTATCGGAAAAATTCGTTTTCCGAGAAGGCCTGCTACCTCAGAAAACCATGTTTCCACCATTTCGGATTACGTCTCAGCCAAACTATCTCACGAATACACTTCCGGTGTAGTTCACTACAAGGACGCTTCAGTGTTCTACGAAGATTTCAATGACTCGTGGCGGCGATCAGACGATCCACTTAAAAGGCACGCACAACGCATCGATGTCGAGAAGTGGCTGTACTGCTCAGCTAAGGGTGTTCCGTGGCCTGACGATCTATTTATCCCCGTAAACGAGATCCAAAGAGTATTCTTTAAGATTGAAAAACGGTACTTCGATGAGATTTCAGAACAGCTAAGAGTATCAAGCGGAGAAGAAACCTATCAATCGAAAGAGCTTTCCTCACTCCCAAATACGCTTGACAGCACTCTCTCCGAGGAAATCGAAATAGCCCATGCCAAAAGTCAAGGTTTTTTGCTCGACAGTTTGCTTCGGAGGAAGATTGAAGACTATTCAATGAGAGCGGCAATCGAGCATTATGGATCACAGGGATACGATGTCGAGGATCACTCGAAGAATCATCCTTATGACCTGAAATGCACTCGCCATCAGGAAACTCTATTCATTGAAGTCAAAGGCACACAGACTGACGGAAGAGGTGTATTTTTGACGAACGCAGAAGTTGAGTTTGCTGGCCAGCATCCAAAGCAGATGGCTCTCTTTATTTTTCACTCAATTCAGGTGTCAAGTGACGGCGCAACCTTGGAA
This portion of the Bremerella alba genome encodes:
- a CDS encoding TIGR02391 family protein, translating into MLFALSTRQKRDSCGNNVIAFLCALIHPSRFADRISEFEAFRASINYQLAFIGLSINEKAQPVPISAASIISEAQERANELRSELQHRAVHPDVLAFCSAELLQDNYFHCVLEATKSAAQKIRDRTGIEADGSGLVDQVFPINSPRLALNTLQTASEQSEQKGFAHLLKGVFGTFRNVTAHSPRIHWAVNRTDAMDALTMLSYIHRRLDEAVLVPGPVSPQGV
- a CDS encoding DUF3883 domain-containing protein, which produces MTQYWCANFYSEECLSYGITHDLWMMQYQYEDSNGNEFEKYTTTQNWNRLPKIQHGDWLIAYLPQKRSRTKHSFFAIGKIRFPRRPATSENHVSTISDYVSAKLSHEYTSGVVHYKDASVFYEDFNDSWRRSDDPLKRHAQRIDVEKWLYCSAKGVPWPDDLFIPVNEIQRVFFKIEKRYFDEISEQLRVSSGEETYQSKELSSLPNTLDSTLSEEIEIAHAKSQGFLLDSLLRRKIEDYSMRAAIEHYGSQGYDVEDHSKNHPYDLKCTRHQETLFIEVKGTQTDGRGVFLTNAEVEFAGQHPKQMALFIFHSIQVSSDGATLEHGEEVIIQPWIIDQTALTPISFKYDISTD